In Arachis stenosperma cultivar V10309 chromosome 1, arast.V10309.gnm1.PFL2, whole genome shotgun sequence, one DNA window encodes the following:
- the LOC130943379 gene encoding protein S40-7 — protein sequence MADWGEEFDEQDVWGTAMITKDKKDYSTTKTMLSKSKKYSSSSSSSSSLSGYSSCSAWHNATSTRKIPRANNGVLLPSSDEDHDGQASLRGSSAPMDIPDWSKIYGKKKDDGFDDDNNDDDDENEDDDEDGMIIPPHELIARKLARSQISSFSVCEGIGRTLKGRDLSKVRNAILTKTGFIE from the coding sequence ATGGCTGATTGGGGTGAAGAGTTTGATGAGCAAGATGTGTGGGGAACTGCTATGATCACCAAGGACAAGAAGGATTATTCAACCACAAAAACAATGTTGTCTAAGTCTAAGAAgtactcatcatcatcatcatcatcatcatcattgtctGGATATTCTTCTTGTTCTGCATGGCACAATGCTACCTCTACAAGAAAGATACCAAGGGCTAATAATGGAGTCTTATTACCCTCTTCTGATGAAGATCATGATGGGCAAGCAAGTCTTAGAGGGTCCTCAGCACCAATGGACATCCCTGACTGGTCAAAGATTTATGGCAAGAAAAAGGATGATGggtttgatgatgataataatgatgatgacgatgagaatgaggatgatgatgaagatggtATGATCATTCCACCACATGAATTGATTGCTAGGAAGCTTGCAAGGAGCCAGATCTCTTCATTCTCTGTGTGTGAAGGCATTGGAAGAACACTCAAAGGGAGAGATCTTAGCAAAGTGAGGAATGCCATTTTGACCAAAACCGGCTTCATTGAGTAA
- the LOC130983258 gene encoding probable beta-1,3-galactosyltransferase 2 isoform X2 → MSSGNTQTVESTSRKKCFMVIGINTAFSSRKRRDSVRATWMPQVEERKKLEDEKGIVIRFVIGHSSTSGGILDRAIEAEEKLHGDFLRLNHVEGYLELSAKTKTYFSTAVALWDADFYVKVDDDVHVNLATLGLTLSMHRMKPRVYIGCMKSGPVLAQKGVKYHEPEYWKFGEVGNKYFRHATGQLYAISQDLATYISTNQDVLHKYANEDVSLGSWFIGLDVEHIDDRRMCCGTPPDCEWKAQAGNMCIATFDWRCSGICRSVERIKVVHQRCGEDENALWTATF, encoded by the exons ATGTCATCAG GAAACACACAAACAGTTGAATCAACTTCAAGGAAAAAATGTTTCATGGTTATAGGGATCAATACAGCTTTTAGTAGCCGAAAGCGAAGAGATTCTGTTCGTGCAACTTGGATGCCACAAG TTGAGGAAAGAAAGAAGTTGGAGGATGAAAAGGGCATAGTCATACGTTTTGTTATAGGTCACAG TTCTACATCAGGTGGCATTCTTGATAGAGCTATAGAAGCAGAGGAGAAGCTTCATGGCGACTTTTTGAGGCTG AACCATGTTGAGGGCTATCTCGAACTATCAGCAAAGACAAAGACCTATTTTTCAACTGCTGTTGCTTTGTGGGATGCAGATTTTTATGTCAAAGTTGATGATGATGTCCATGTGAATTTAG CAACACTTGGATTGACTCTGAGTATGCACCGTATGAAACCTCGAGTGTATATTGGGTGCATGAAATCCGGCCCTGTGCTTGCTCAGAA GGGAGTGAAATATCATGAACCTGAATACTGGAAGTTTGGTGAGGTAGGAAACAAGTACTTTCGTCATGCTACCGGACAACTATATGCCATTTCACAAGATTTGGCTACTTATATATCAACTAATCA GGACGTGCTGCATAAATACGCAAATGAAGATGTTTCTTTGGGATCTTGGTTCATTGGTTTAGACGTGGAGCATATCGATGACAGGAGAATGTGCTGCGGCACACCCCCGG ATTGTGAGTGGAAAGCACAGGCAGGCAACATGTGTATAGCTACTTTCGATTGGAGATGCAGTGGGATTTGCAGGTCTGTGGAGAGAATAAAGGTGGTTCACCAGCGCTGCGGCGAGGATGAAAATGCCCTGTGGACTGCAACATTTTGA
- the LOC130983258 gene encoding probable beta-1,3-galactosyltransferase 2 isoform X1, translating into MNGSHVPGNTQTVESTSRKKCFMVIGINTAFSSRKRRDSVRATWMPQVEERKKLEDEKGIVIRFVIGHSSTSGGILDRAIEAEEKLHGDFLRLNHVEGYLELSAKTKTYFSTAVALWDADFYVKVDDDVHVNLATLGLTLSMHRMKPRVYIGCMKSGPVLAQKGVKYHEPEYWKFGEVGNKYFRHATGQLYAISQDLATYISTNQDVLHKYANEDVSLGSWFIGLDVEHIDDRRMCCGTPPDCEWKAQAGNMCIATFDWRCSGICRSVERIKVVHQRCGEDENALWTATF; encoded by the exons ATGAATGGTTCTCATGTACCAGGAAACACACAAACAGTTGAATCAACTTCAAGGAAAAAATGTTTCATGGTTATAGGGATCAATACAGCTTTTAGTAGCCGAAAGCGAAGAGATTCTGTTCGTGCAACTTGGATGCCACAAG TTGAGGAAAGAAAGAAGTTGGAGGATGAAAAGGGCATAGTCATACGTTTTGTTATAGGTCACAG TTCTACATCAGGTGGCATTCTTGATAGAGCTATAGAAGCAGAGGAGAAGCTTCATGGCGACTTTTTGAGGCTG AACCATGTTGAGGGCTATCTCGAACTATCAGCAAAGACAAAGACCTATTTTTCAACTGCTGTTGCTTTGTGGGATGCAGATTTTTATGTCAAAGTTGATGATGATGTCCATGTGAATTTAG CAACACTTGGATTGACTCTGAGTATGCACCGTATGAAACCTCGAGTGTATATTGGGTGCATGAAATCCGGCCCTGTGCTTGCTCAGAA GGGAGTGAAATATCATGAACCTGAATACTGGAAGTTTGGTGAGGTAGGAAACAAGTACTTTCGTCATGCTACCGGACAACTATATGCCATTTCACAAGATTTGGCTACTTATATATCAACTAATCA GGACGTGCTGCATAAATACGCAAATGAAGATGTTTCTTTGGGATCTTGGTTCATTGGTTTAGACGTGGAGCATATCGATGACAGGAGAATGTGCTGCGGCACACCCCCGG ATTGTGAGTGGAAAGCACAGGCAGGCAACATGTGTATAGCTACTTTCGATTGGAGATGCAGTGGGATTTGCAGGTCTGTGGAGAGAATAAAGGTGGTTCACCAGCGCTGCGGCGAGGATGAAAATGCCCTGTGGACTGCAACATTTTGA